One part of the Treponema sp. OMZ 787 genome encodes these proteins:
- a CDS encoding ABC-2 family transporter protein, whose protein sequence is MNIYYKVFKTSLANQLEYRVNFISGFLFSLFPFTVNVLLWLAVSYQSTDMPIEAGGIVSYYFLTLITYNITSTVSIFKVSDDIRLGTLNTYLIKPYNYAIYQLASDLPHRFVFITMNALPILILYFLLSPYFVFNFFTWKIVFFMLFLFAGYLINFLIDFLIALYSFYFSRVCSLYTSIRVLKNISAGIIFPLVLLPEPVFNVLKNLPFAFISHIPVSFLLDNEPLYGAFLYLLKAACWIAVLSVFCAIVWKKGLKKYSAYGG, encoded by the coding sequence ATGAATATCTATTATAAAGTTTTTAAGACAAGTTTAGCTAATCAATTGGAGTACAGGGTTAATTTTATTTCGGGATTTTTATTTTCGCTTTTTCCTTTTACCGTTAATGTGCTTTTATGGCTTGCCGTCAGTTATCAAAGTACGGATATGCCTATTGAAGCAGGCGGAATTGTTTCTTATTATTTTTTAACCTTAATAACATACAATATCACCTCAACCGTTTCTATATTTAAAGTTTCGGATGACATAAGGCTCGGTACCTTAAATACCTATCTTATAAAACCGTATAATTATGCAATTTACCAACTTGCTTCCGATTTACCGCATCGTTTTGTTTTTATTACGATGAATGCTCTTCCTATTTTGATTTTATATTTTTTACTGTCGCCTTATTTTGTGTTTAATTTTTTTACATGGAAGATTGTGTTTTTTATGCTATTTTTATTTGCAGGTTATCTTATCAATTTTTTAATCGATTTTTTGATAGCTCTATACAGCTTTTACTTTTCACGCGTTTGTTCACTTTACACTTCGATAAGGGTACTTAAAAATATTTCTGCCGGTATTATTTTTCCTCTTGTCCTTTTGCCCGAACCGGTATTTAATGTTTTAAAAAACTTACCCTTTGCCTTTATTTCCCACATCCCCGTAAGTTTTTTGCTTGATAACGAACCGCTTTATGGAGCTTTCCTCTATTTGCTTAAAGCCGCTTGTTGGATAGCGGTATTAAGTGTTTTTTGTGCAATAGTATGGAAAAAAGGCTTAAAAAAATATTCCGCTTATGG
- a CDS encoding ATP-binding cassette domain-containing protein, translating into MSDQAVNNVNSIVAENICKTYAYYKKDAGLKGSIKNIFKREKLYKSAVKNLSFQIHQGSITGLIGLNGAGKTTTLKMLSGLIFPTEGKISALNFNPFEKKKEYLRQISMVMGNKSQLWWDLPAMDSFELNKTIYELEDADYKKALNTMIEILGVEKELNVQVRRLSLGERMKMELIAALIHKPKLIFLDEPTIGLDIITQYAIRDFLKQYCSTYHSTLILTSHNFNDIVSLCSELILINNGEKIYSDSFVHFKNKFLNKKYFILKLKFPNAEKIIKILREREGLFAEKRGEDTVKISADASDSLDILKSISNDFIEDLSDITIENISMEDVIRKLYTAAG; encoded by the coding sequence ATGTCGGATCAGGCAGTTAATAATGTGAACAGTATTGTTGCAGAAAATATTTGCAAGACTTATGCTTATTATAAAAAAGATGCAGGTCTTAAAGGAAGCATTAAAAATATATTTAAGCGGGAAAAACTTTATAAGTCTGCCGTTAAAAATCTTTCTTTTCAAATTCATCAAGGTTCGATAACGGGTTTAATCGGTTTAAACGGTGCAGGAAAAACTACGACGCTTAAAATGCTGTCGGGTTTAATATTTCCGACGGAAGGAAAGATTTCCGCATTGAATTTCAATCCTTTTGAAAAGAAAAAAGAATATTTGCGTCAAATTTCAATGGTGATGGGAAATAAGAGTCAGCTTTGGTGGGACTTGCCGGCTATGGATTCTTTTGAACTCAATAAAACTATTTACGAACTTGAAGATGCCGATTATAAAAAAGCGCTTAACACGATGATCGAAATACTCGGTGTCGAAAAAGAGCTGAACGTTCAAGTGAGGCGGCTTTCTTTGGGAGAGCGGATGAAGATGGAATTGATAGCAGCCCTCATTCATAAACCGAAACTTATTTTTCTTGATGAGCCGACAATAGGACTCGACATCATTACACAATATGCTATACGGGATTTTTTAAAACAGTATTGCAGTACATATCATTCCACGCTTATATTGACAAGTCATAATTTTAACGACATTGTTTCTCTTTGCAGCGAATTGATTTTAATAAACAACGGTGAAAAAATATATTCCGATTCATTTGTTCATTTTAAAAATAAGTTTTTAAATAAAAAATACTTTATACTAAAATTAAAATTCCCAAACGCTGAAAAAATTATAAAAATCTTGCGCGAAAGGGAAGGGCTTTTTGCAGAAAAAAGAGGAGAAGATACCGTTAAAATTTCTGCCGATGCTTCAGATAGTTTGGATATATTAAAAAGTATTTCCAATGATTTTATCGAAGACCTAAGCGATATTACCATTGAAAATATATCGATGGAAGATGTTATCAGAAAATTATATACGGCGGCCGGCTGA